Proteins encoded in a region of the Manis javanica isolate MJ-LG chromosome 15, MJ_LKY, whole genome shotgun sequence genome:
- the CLEC6A gene encoding C-type lectin domain family 6 member A isoform X2, producing the protein MEQERQHQGRENSGWCSQVKLWSGLVISIVLLSSCFIVSCVEKNWECCPSTWKSFGSSCYLISTKRNFWAQSEQNCVSMGAHLVVINSEAEQNFIVQQLNESLSYFLGLSDLQGNGNWQWTDHTPYKDNVRLWHQHEPNFSAEECASIVFWSHRGWGWNDVFCDTNRNSICEMKKVYL; encoded by the exons ATGGAGCAGGAAAGGCAGCACCAAGGGAGAG agaacTCAGGATGGTGCTCGCAAGTGAAGCTCTGGTCTGGATTGGTGATTTCTATAGTACTCCTCAGTTCTTGTTTTATTGTGAGCTGTGTGG AAAAAAACTGGGAATGTTGCCCAAGTACTTGGAAGTCATTTGGTTCCAGCTGCTACCTCATTTCTACCAAAAGGAATTTTTGGGCTCAGAGTGAGCAGAACTGTGTTTCAATGGGTGCTCATTTGGTGGTGATCAACTCAGAAGCAGAGCAG AATTTCATTGTCCAGCAACTGAATGAATCATTATCTTATTTTCTGGGACTCTCGGATCTACAAGGGAATGGCAATTGGCAATGGACTGATCATACACCTTACAAGGACAATGTCAG ATTATGGCACCAACATGAACCCAATTTTTCTGCAGAAGAATGTGCTTCAATCGTTTTCTGGAGTCATAGAGGATGGGGCTGGAATGATGTTTTTTGTGATACTAACAGGAATTCGATCTGTGAGATGAAGAAGGTTTACCTATAA
- the CLEC6A gene encoding C-type lectin domain family 6 member A isoform X1 produces the protein MEQERQHQGRENSGWCSQVKLWSGLVISIVLLSSCFIVSCVATYHFTYGKSSRRLSELHRSHSSLTCFSEGTGVTEKNWECCPSTWKSFGSSCYLISTKRNFWAQSEQNCVSMGAHLVVINSEAEQNFIVQQLNESLSYFLGLSDLQGNGNWQWTDHTPYKDNVRLWHQHEPNFSAEECASIVFWSHRGWGWNDVFCDTNRNSICEMKKVYL, from the exons ATGGAGCAGGAAAGGCAGCACCAAGGGAGAG agaacTCAGGATGGTGCTCGCAAGTGAAGCTCTGGTCTGGATTGGTGATTTCTATAGTACTCCTCAGTTCTTGTTTTATTGTGAGCTGTGTGG CGACTTACCATTTTACATATGGGAAAAGTAGCAGGAGGCTGTCTGAACTACACAGATCTCATTCAAGTCTAACCTGCTTCAGTGAAGGGACAGGGGTGACAG AAAAAAACTGGGAATGTTGCCCAAGTACTTGGAAGTCATTTGGTTCCAGCTGCTACCTCATTTCTACCAAAAGGAATTTTTGGGCTCAGAGTGAGCAGAACTGTGTTTCAATGGGTGCTCATTTGGTGGTGATCAACTCAGAAGCAGAGCAG AATTTCATTGTCCAGCAACTGAATGAATCATTATCTTATTTTCTGGGACTCTCGGATCTACAAGGGAATGGCAATTGGCAATGGACTGATCATACACCTTACAAGGACAATGTCAG ATTATGGCACCAACATGAACCCAATTTTTCTGCAGAAGAATGTGCTTCAATCGTTTTCTGGAGTCATAGAGGATGGGGCTGGAATGATGTTTTTTGTGATACTAACAGGAATTCGATCTGTGAGATGAAGAAGGTTTACCTATAA